From Spartinivicinus ruber, the proteins below share one genomic window:
- a CDS encoding chemotaxis protein CheW, whose protein sequence is MKPLEGSNHSAHEALSDYLSDLLLDNDEPADLAQAQSSQQQQRPPVTPGTDKKADEKEKLVADAQPYSQEKPVVVTTTRQLPEVLLPQSVLTPVREELQKSLATPELTHETRLQKLQKASLVEAIISGAQKAPPVTAVDHGRPGWAESPFECLLFQVAGLKLAVPLVSLGGVYLFNHSVTPLVGQPEWQLGLYKNHDQSLSIVDTAWWVMPEQGARQTDDNYHYIISIEGTLWGIAVHDLANAVRISPDAVKWRTQRTKRPWLAGIVIDEMCALLDIAKLAKLFDSQAKNQRSPKK, encoded by the coding sequence ATGAAACCGTTAGAAGGATCTAATCATTCAGCACATGAAGCATTGTCCGATTATTTGAGTGACTTGTTGCTTGATAATGATGAGCCTGCTGATCTTGCTCAAGCACAATCATCACAGCAACAACAGCGTCCACCAGTTACACCAGGGACGGATAAAAAAGCTGATGAGAAAGAAAAGTTAGTTGCTGATGCTCAACCGTACTCTCAGGAAAAGCCTGTCGTTGTCACTACCACCCGGCAGCTCCCGGAAGTGTTACTGCCACAAAGTGTCTTAACGCCTGTACGGGAAGAACTGCAAAAAAGCTTAGCAACGCCAGAGCTGACTCATGAAACTCGGCTGCAGAAGTTACAAAAAGCTTCTTTGGTCGAAGCTATTATCTCCGGAGCGCAAAAGGCTCCACCGGTAACGGCTGTTGATCATGGAAGACCAGGTTGGGCTGAGAGTCCTTTTGAGTGCTTGTTATTTCAGGTGGCTGGATTAAAGCTGGCTGTTCCTTTGGTTAGCTTAGGTGGGGTATACCTTTTTAATCATTCAGTAACACCACTGGTTGGCCAACCAGAATGGCAGTTAGGACTTTATAAGAACCATGATCAGTCGCTTTCAATTGTTGATACTGCCTGGTGGGTAATGCCGGAACAAGGTGCACGACAAACGGATGACAACTATCACTATATTATCAGTATTGAAGGAACGCTTTGGGGAATAGCTGTGCATGATTTGGCAAATGCGGTCAGGATTAGCCCTGATGCTGTTAAATGGCGAACGCAGCGAACCAAGCGCCCCTGGTTGGCGGGTATTGTGATTGATGAAATGTGTGCTTTACTGGATATAGCTAAACTGGCAAAGCTGTTTGATAGTCAGGCAAAAAACCAGCGCTCCCCTAAAAAGTAA
- a CDS encoding chemotaxis protein CheW gives MATHTTQSQSSEDPILQWVTFRLDDETYGINVMQVQEVLRYTEIAPVPGAPTYVLGIINLRGNVVTVIDTRQRFGLHPAEVTDNTRIVIIEAEKQVVGILVDSVAEVVYLRQSEIETAPNVGNEETAKFIQGVCNKNNELLILVELDKLMSEGEWAEIGEL, from the coding sequence ATGGCAACTCATACTACACAAAGTCAAAGTTCGGAAGACCCGATTCTACAATGGGTAACCTTTCGTTTAGATGATGAAACTTATGGTATTAATGTAATGCAAGTGCAAGAAGTATTGCGTTACACCGAGATTGCTCCCGTACCTGGCGCACCCACTTATGTTTTAGGCATTATTAATTTGCGGGGAAATGTCGTAACTGTAATTGATACCCGCCAGCGCTTTGGTTTGCATCCTGCAGAAGTGACGGATAATACCCGAATTGTCATTATTGAGGCTGAAAAACAAGTCGTGGGGATTTTGGTCGATAGCGTGGCGGAAGTGGTTTATTTAAGGCAGTCAGAAATTGAAACAGCGCCAAACGTAGGTAATGAAGAAACGGCTAAGTTCATTCAGGGCGTTTGTAATAAAAATAATGAATTATTAATTCTTGTTGAGCTAGATAAATTAATGTCAGAAGGTGAATGGGCCGAAATAGGTGAGTTATAA
- a CDS encoding DUF2802 domain-containing protein, with product MSEIAGAYLLAIVSCGIAIAVLFYCWRLRITIKNLHLKIQQLQQDIKAVGAGAIGVGQRLQVVETKLAKTIDQQELLEQRDAEQLSYTQANKLCAMGASVEEIMDACGLSKAEAELIALVHRPSPHSSWSGKKGS from the coding sequence ATGAGTGAAATAGCTGGGGCTTATCTGCTTGCTATTGTCAGTTGTGGAATTGCTATTGCTGTATTGTTTTATTGTTGGCGGCTAAGAATAACGATAAAAAACCTGCATCTCAAAATTCAGCAATTACAACAGGATATTAAAGCCGTTGGGGCTGGTGCCATAGGGGTCGGGCAACGCTTACAGGTGGTAGAAACAAAATTAGCAAAAACCATTGATCAGCAAGAATTGCTTGAACAGCGTGACGCAGAACAACTGTCGTATACACAAGCTAATAAATTATGTGCAATGGGTGCATCGGTAGAAGAAATAATGGATGCTTGTGGGCTATCCAAAGCAGAAGCTGAGCTGATAGCACTGGTACATCGTCCTTCTCCTCATTCGTCCTGGTCAGGTAAAAAAGGCAGTTGA
- a CDS encoding EscU/YscU/HrcU family type III secretion system export apparatus switch protein, producing the protein MDNTQQTAVALFYDGETAPKVTAKGSNEIAEEIIAIAMACEVPLYQNKELVHLLAALELGEEIPEALYFTIAEIIAFAYKLQGKYPKGWQDTTKDSQTSSDYNDTNTDQLPFLPDQDE; encoded by the coding sequence ATGGATAACACACAACAAACAGCCGTTGCCTTATTTTATGACGGCGAAACAGCACCCAAAGTGACAGCCAAGGGAAGTAATGAAATTGCTGAAGAAATTATTGCCATTGCCATGGCATGCGAGGTGCCACTGTATCAAAATAAAGAATTAGTGCATTTACTTGCCGCCCTAGAATTAGGCGAAGAAATACCCGAAGCCTTATATTTTACCATTGCCGAAATAATTGCCTTTGCTTATAAGCTCCAAGGAAAATATCCGAAAGGATGGCAGGATACTACCAAAGATAGTCAAACAAGTAGTGATTATAATGACACGAATACAGATCAACTGCCTTTTTTACCTGACCAGGACGAATGA